The following are encoded in a window of Alphaproteobacteria bacterium genomic DNA:
- a CDS encoding MBL fold metallo-hydrolase: MPAMEDFPTGIVEQAGPGVRRVLAPNPSPFTYTGTQTYIVGAGPVAVIDPGPDSPEHVAALTAAVGGAEVVAILCTHTHRDHSPASRALAAATGAPIVGCAPLALEDDGPRADAAFDFDYRPDRVLADGETLNGDGWTLRAVATPGHTSNHLCFALEGSGVLFTGDHVMGWSTTVIAPPDGDMAAYMKSLDLLLARDDRIYFPAHGPAVEKPKAHVRALIVHRRMREKQITKLLGQGEGRIPAMVEAMYAGTDPRLYPAAGRSVLAHLIDMEARGLVRTEEGRWTLAA; the protein is encoded by the coding sequence ATGCCGGCCATGGAGGATTTTCCGACGGGAATTGTCGAACAGGCCGGGCCGGGCGTTCGCCGCGTTCTGGCGCCCAATCCGTCGCCCTTCACCTATACCGGCACGCAGACCTATATCGTCGGCGCCGGTCCCGTGGCGGTCATCGATCCCGGACCCGATTCGCCCGAGCATGTCGCGGCGCTGACGGCAGCGGTCGGCGGGGCCGAGGTGGTCGCCATCCTCTGTACCCACACCCACCGCGACCACAGCCCGGCGAGCCGCGCCCTGGCCGCCGCGACCGGCGCTCCGATCGTTGGCTGCGCCCCGCTCGCGCTCGAGGACGACGGCCCGCGCGCGGACGCGGCGTTCGATTTCGATTATCGGCCGGATCGGGTGCTCGCCGACGGCGAGACCCTGAATGGCGACGGCTGGACTCTGCGCGCGGTCGCCACCCCGGGCCACACCTCCAACCATCTCTGCTTCGCGCTCGAAGGATCGGGCGTGCTCTTCACCGGCGACCATGTCATGGGCTGGTCGACGACGGTCATCGCCCCGCCCGACGGCGACATGGCCGCCTACATGAAGAGCCTCGACCTGCTCCTGGCCCGGGACGACCGGATCTATTTTCCCGCCCACGGCCCGGCGGTCGAGAAGCCCAAGGCGCACGTGCGCGCCCTGATCGTCCACCGCCGGATGCGCGAGAAGCAGATCACGAAGCTGCTGGGCCAAGGGGAGGGGCGGATCCCGGCGATGGTCGAGGCGATGTATGCCGGCACCGATCCGAGGCTCTATCCCGCCGCCGGCCGCTCGGTTCTCGCCCATTTGATCGACATGGAGGCGCGCGGCCTGGTCCGCACCGAGGAGGGGCGATGGACTCTCGCCGCCTGA